In Cinclus cinclus chromosome 13, bCinCin1.1, whole genome shotgun sequence, a genomic segment contains:
- the DIS3L gene encoding DIS3-like exonuclease 1 isoform X2: protein MQTACQAVQHQKGRRNIYNAAAWYHSHCLGQMPVVMVTEDEDAIRQYGNETEGVFVISFKNYLDNFWPDLKAAHELFDSIVQARRERESESQENHGKEYPEHLPVEILEAGIKSGRYLQGTLNVNKHRAQLEAFVRLQGFGSKNTELQSDILIYGTKARNRAIHGDVVVVELLPVHEWKGRTVALCENETEDKAPADTTGDPMPTGKVVGIIQKNWRDYVVTFPSKEESQSQGRNAQKVLVTPWDYRIPKIRISTQQAEALQEYRVVVRIDSWESTSLYPNGHFVRVLGRIGDLEGEIAAILVENSICAAPFSEIQMSEMPVSSPKNPWKVSPEEVKKRLDLRDSHLIFSIDPKGCEDVDDALSVRTLPNGNLELGVHIADVTHFVAANSYTDVEARARATTYYLADRRYDMLPAVLSADLCSLLSGVDRYAVSVLWELEKESYETLRAQYSRTLIRSAYKLEYETAQGLLDGDTSVVGDILELKSLDEGTRQKKLAELVWAISKLTEIARHVRAKRDRCGALELEGIEVRVQLDDKRNIHDLIPKQPLEVHETVAECMILANHWVAKRIAEDFPHQALLRQHPPPRQEFFTELRECASAKGFSIDTRSNKALAESLDRANDPSDPIVNKLLRSMATHAMSNALYFSTGSCPEEQFHHYGLALEKYTHFTSPIRRYADIVVHRLLMAATLGGATGAVKDNIISNKDLEELCRHINNRNRAAQRAQKQSTELFQCMYFRDRSAESDERCVADGVIYSIRTNGVLVFVPRYGIKGAAYMKNKEGLVLSCQGAGTCQWKPGSLHRSQHKITSTTATGDSVTLSLFDHITVRILVQSSRCHAECIKLEIIRNAPHHGADTEAAQRTSQLVKSDLVKEVSQSAEEAQRAQERARVEVMDEESQEFCQTQGPSLYQLLEEIRELALLDVTEEIRT from the exons atGCAAACGGCTTGTCAGGCTGTGCAGCATCAGAAAGGACGCAG GAATATTTACAATGCAGCAGCCTGGTATCACAGTCACTGCCTGGGTCAGATGCCAGTTGTTATGGTTACAGAAGATGAAGATGCCATCAGGCAGTACGGAAATGAAACAGAAGGAGTGTTTGTAATTTCCTTCAAG AATTACTTGGATAACTTCTGGCCTGACCTGAAGGCTGCCCATGAGCTCTTTGACTCCATAGTGCAAGCTCGGCGTGAACGGGAGAGTGAAAGCCAAGAGAACCATGGAAAAGAATATCCTGAGCACCTACCTGTGGAAATATTGGAGGCTGGGATCAAATCTGGAAGATACCTGCAG GGTACACTGAATGTCAATAAGCACCGAGCACAGCTGGAGGCTTTTGTTCGGCTTCAGGGGTTTGGCAGCAAAAACACAG aactTCAGAGTGACATCCTTATTTATGGGACCAAGGCTCGGAATCGTGCAATCCACGGGGATGTGGTTGTGGTTGAGTTGCTTCCTGTGCATGAATGGAAGGGAAGGACTGTTGCCCTCTGTGAAAATGAGACTGAGGACAAAGCACCTGCAGACACCACAGGTGACCCTATGCCCACAG GTAAAGTAGTTGGAATCATCCAAAAGAACTGGAGGGATTATGTGGTCACTTTCCCTTCTAAAGAAGAGAGCCAGTCCCAGGGCAGAAATGCTCAGAAAGTCCTTGTAACACCTTGGGATTACCGAATTCCCAAAATCCGGATCAGCACTCAGCAGGCTGAAGCTTTACAG GAGTACAGAGTTGTTGTGCGCATCGATTCCTGGGAGTCGACTTCGCTGTATCCGAACGGACACTTTGTGAGAGTGCTGGGGAGAATTGGAGATCTCGAGGGGGAAATTGCAGCTATTCTGGTGGAGAACAGCATCTGTGCTGCCCCCTTCTCAGAAATCCAG ATGAGTGAAATGCCAGTGAGTTCTCCAAAGAATCCGTGGaaagtgagtccagaggaggtgAAAAAACGCCTTGACTTGAGAGATAGCCACCTGATATTCAGCATTGACCCCAAGGGCTGCGAGGATGTGGACGATGCTCTCTCTGTCAGGACTCTGCCCAATGGGAACCTCGAGCTGGGGGTGCACATTGCAGATGTCACTCACTTCGTGGCAGCAAATTCCTACACCGATGTTGAGGCCAGAGCAAG GGCTACCACGTATTACCTGGCAGACCGGCGCTATGACATGCTGCCCGCTGTCCTCAGCGCCGACCTGTGCTCCCTCCTCAGCGGAGTGGACAG ATACGCTGTGAGCGTCttgtgggagctggagaaggaatcGTACGAGACACTGAGGGCTCAGTACAGCAGAACCCTGATCCGCTCTGCCTACAAGCTGGAGTACGAGacagcccaggggctgctggatGGGGACACGAGTGTCGTGGGGGATATCCTGGAACTGAAAAGCCTGGATGAAGGAACGAGGCAGAAGAAGCTGGCTGAGCTGGTTTGGGCCATATCCAAGCTCACCGAGATAGCGCGACACGTCCGGGCTAAGCGGGACAGGTGCGGCGCgctggagctggaagggatcgAGGTGCGAGTGCAGCTGGATGACAAACGGAACATCCATGACCTCATCCCCAAGCAGCCGCTGGAAGTGCACGAGACCGTGGCGGAGTGCATGATCCTGGCCAACCACTGGGTGGCGAAAAGGATTGCCGAGGATTTTCCCCACCAGGCTCTGCTGCGGCAGCACCCTCCACCACGGCAGGAATTCTTCACCGAGCTTCGGGAATGTGCCAGTGCCAAAGGCTTCTCCATAGACACACG GTCTAACAAGGCTTTGGCCGAGTCTCTGGACAGAGCAAACGACCCCTCAGATCCCATTGTGAACAAACTGCTGCGCTCCATGGCCACCCACGCCATGTCCAACGCCCTGTACTTCTCCACTGgctcttgtcctgaggagcaGTTCCATCATTATG GGCTGGCCCTGGAGAAGTACACTCACTTCACTTCTCCCATCAGGAGATACGCTGACATCGTTGTGCACAGGCTCTTGATGGCAGCGACGCTGGGGGGAGCCACGGGGGCTGTTAAGGATAACATCATCAGTAACAAGGATCTGGAGGAACTGTGCAGACACATCAATAACAGGAACAGG GCAGCCCAGCGTGCTCAGAAGCAATCCACAGAGCTCTTCCAGTGCATGTACTTCCGAGACAGGAGCGCCGAGAGCGACGAGCGCTGCGTGGCCGACGGGGTCATCTACTCCATCCGCACCAACGGCGTGCTCGTCTTCGTGCCCCG GTATGGAATCAAAGGTGCAGCCTACATGAAAAACAAAGAGGGTTTGGTCCTCTCCTGTCAGGGGGCTGGGACCTGCCAGTGGAAGCCTGGATCCCTCCATCGCTCTCAGCATAAAATCACCTCCACTACAGCTACTGGAGACTCAGTGACCTTGAGCCTTTTCGATCACATCACA GTGAGAATCCTCGTGCAGAGTTCCCGCTGCCACGCCGAATGCATCAAGCTGGAGATCATCAGGAACGCGCCGCACCACGGTGCGGACACGGAGGCTGCCCAGAGGACTTCCCAGCTGGTGAAGTCTGACTTGGTGAAAGAGGTCAGCCAGTCTGCAGAGGAGGCCCAGCGTGCCCAAGAGAGAGCCAGGGTGGAAGTGATGGATGAGGAGTCCCAGGAGTTCTGCCAGACCCAGGGGCCCAGCCTGtaccagctgctggaggagatccgggagctggcactgctggatgtgacagaggAGATCAGGACTTGA
- the DIS3L gene encoding DIS3-like exonuclease 1 isoform X1, whose protein sequence is MQTACQAVQHQKGRRQYMKLRNLLKDPRHDCTVFANEFHQHCYLPREKGESMEKWQTRNIYNAAAWYHSHCLGQMPVVMVTEDEDAIRQYGNETEGVFVISFKNYLDNFWPDLKAAHELFDSIVQARRERESESQENHGKEYPEHLPVEILEAGIKSGRYLQGTLNVNKHRAQLEAFVRLQGFGSKNTELQSDILIYGTKARNRAIHGDVVVVELLPVHEWKGRTVALCENETEDKAPADTTGDPMPTGKVVGIIQKNWRDYVVTFPSKEESQSQGRNAQKVLVTPWDYRIPKIRISTQQAEALQEYRVVVRIDSWESTSLYPNGHFVRVLGRIGDLEGEIAAILVENSICAAPFSEIQMSEMPVSSPKNPWKVSPEEVKKRLDLRDSHLIFSIDPKGCEDVDDALSVRTLPNGNLELGVHIADVTHFVAANSYTDVEARARATTYYLADRRYDMLPAVLSADLCSLLSGVDRYAVSVLWELEKESYETLRAQYSRTLIRSAYKLEYETAQGLLDGDTSVVGDILELKSLDEGTRQKKLAELVWAISKLTEIARHVRAKRDRCGALELEGIEVRVQLDDKRNIHDLIPKQPLEVHETVAECMILANHWVAKRIAEDFPHQALLRQHPPPRQEFFTELRECASAKGFSIDTRSNKALAESLDRANDPSDPIVNKLLRSMATHAMSNALYFSTGSCPEEQFHHYGLALEKYTHFTSPIRRYADIVVHRLLMAATLGGATGAVKDNIISNKDLEELCRHINNRNRAAQRAQKQSTELFQCMYFRDRSAESDERCVADGVIYSIRTNGVLVFVPRYGIKGAAYMKNKEGLVLSCQGAGTCQWKPGSLHRSQHKITSTTATGDSVTLSLFDHITVRILVQSSRCHAECIKLEIIRNAPHHGADTEAAQRTSQLVKSDLVKEVSQSAEEAQRAQERARVEVMDEESQEFCQTQGPSLYQLLEEIRELALLDVTEEIRT, encoded by the exons atGCAAACGGCTTGTCAGGCTGTGCAGCATCAGAAAGGACGCAG ACAGTACATGAAGTTACGAAATCTACTGAAGGATCCCCGTCACGACTGTACCGTGTTTGCTAATGAATTCCACCAGCACTGCTACCTGcccagggagaagggagaatcCATGGAGAAGTGGCAGACCAG GAATATTTACAATGCAGCAGCCTGGTATCACAGTCACTGCCTGGGTCAGATGCCAGTTGTTATGGTTACAGAAGATGAAGATGCCATCAGGCAGTACGGAAATGAAACAGAAGGAGTGTTTGTAATTTCCTTCAAG AATTACTTGGATAACTTCTGGCCTGACCTGAAGGCTGCCCATGAGCTCTTTGACTCCATAGTGCAAGCTCGGCGTGAACGGGAGAGTGAAAGCCAAGAGAACCATGGAAAAGAATATCCTGAGCACCTACCTGTGGAAATATTGGAGGCTGGGATCAAATCTGGAAGATACCTGCAG GGTACACTGAATGTCAATAAGCACCGAGCACAGCTGGAGGCTTTTGTTCGGCTTCAGGGGTTTGGCAGCAAAAACACAG aactTCAGAGTGACATCCTTATTTATGGGACCAAGGCTCGGAATCGTGCAATCCACGGGGATGTGGTTGTGGTTGAGTTGCTTCCTGTGCATGAATGGAAGGGAAGGACTGTTGCCCTCTGTGAAAATGAGACTGAGGACAAAGCACCTGCAGACACCACAGGTGACCCTATGCCCACAG GTAAAGTAGTTGGAATCATCCAAAAGAACTGGAGGGATTATGTGGTCACTTTCCCTTCTAAAGAAGAGAGCCAGTCCCAGGGCAGAAATGCTCAGAAAGTCCTTGTAACACCTTGGGATTACCGAATTCCCAAAATCCGGATCAGCACTCAGCAGGCTGAAGCTTTACAG GAGTACAGAGTTGTTGTGCGCATCGATTCCTGGGAGTCGACTTCGCTGTATCCGAACGGACACTTTGTGAGAGTGCTGGGGAGAATTGGAGATCTCGAGGGGGAAATTGCAGCTATTCTGGTGGAGAACAGCATCTGTGCTGCCCCCTTCTCAGAAATCCAG ATGAGTGAAATGCCAGTGAGTTCTCCAAAGAATCCGTGGaaagtgagtccagaggaggtgAAAAAACGCCTTGACTTGAGAGATAGCCACCTGATATTCAGCATTGACCCCAAGGGCTGCGAGGATGTGGACGATGCTCTCTCTGTCAGGACTCTGCCCAATGGGAACCTCGAGCTGGGGGTGCACATTGCAGATGTCACTCACTTCGTGGCAGCAAATTCCTACACCGATGTTGAGGCCAGAGCAAG GGCTACCACGTATTACCTGGCAGACCGGCGCTATGACATGCTGCCCGCTGTCCTCAGCGCCGACCTGTGCTCCCTCCTCAGCGGAGTGGACAG ATACGCTGTGAGCGTCttgtgggagctggagaaggaatcGTACGAGACACTGAGGGCTCAGTACAGCAGAACCCTGATCCGCTCTGCCTACAAGCTGGAGTACGAGacagcccaggggctgctggatGGGGACACGAGTGTCGTGGGGGATATCCTGGAACTGAAAAGCCTGGATGAAGGAACGAGGCAGAAGAAGCTGGCTGAGCTGGTTTGGGCCATATCCAAGCTCACCGAGATAGCGCGACACGTCCGGGCTAAGCGGGACAGGTGCGGCGCgctggagctggaagggatcgAGGTGCGAGTGCAGCTGGATGACAAACGGAACATCCATGACCTCATCCCCAAGCAGCCGCTGGAAGTGCACGAGACCGTGGCGGAGTGCATGATCCTGGCCAACCACTGGGTGGCGAAAAGGATTGCCGAGGATTTTCCCCACCAGGCTCTGCTGCGGCAGCACCCTCCACCACGGCAGGAATTCTTCACCGAGCTTCGGGAATGTGCCAGTGCCAAAGGCTTCTCCATAGACACACG GTCTAACAAGGCTTTGGCCGAGTCTCTGGACAGAGCAAACGACCCCTCAGATCCCATTGTGAACAAACTGCTGCGCTCCATGGCCACCCACGCCATGTCCAACGCCCTGTACTTCTCCACTGgctcttgtcctgaggagcaGTTCCATCATTATG GGCTGGCCCTGGAGAAGTACACTCACTTCACTTCTCCCATCAGGAGATACGCTGACATCGTTGTGCACAGGCTCTTGATGGCAGCGACGCTGGGGGGAGCCACGGGGGCTGTTAAGGATAACATCATCAGTAACAAGGATCTGGAGGAACTGTGCAGACACATCAATAACAGGAACAGG GCAGCCCAGCGTGCTCAGAAGCAATCCACAGAGCTCTTCCAGTGCATGTACTTCCGAGACAGGAGCGCCGAGAGCGACGAGCGCTGCGTGGCCGACGGGGTCATCTACTCCATCCGCACCAACGGCGTGCTCGTCTTCGTGCCCCG GTATGGAATCAAAGGTGCAGCCTACATGAAAAACAAAGAGGGTTTGGTCCTCTCCTGTCAGGGGGCTGGGACCTGCCAGTGGAAGCCTGGATCCCTCCATCGCTCTCAGCATAAAATCACCTCCACTACAGCTACTGGAGACTCAGTGACCTTGAGCCTTTTCGATCACATCACA GTGAGAATCCTCGTGCAGAGTTCCCGCTGCCACGCCGAATGCATCAAGCTGGAGATCATCAGGAACGCGCCGCACCACGGTGCGGACACGGAGGCTGCCCAGAGGACTTCCCAGCTGGTGAAGTCTGACTTGGTGAAAGAGGTCAGCCAGTCTGCAGAGGAGGCCCAGCGTGCCCAAGAGAGAGCCAGGGTGGAAGTGATGGATGAGGAGTCCCAGGAGTTCTGCCAGACCCAGGGGCCCAGCCTGtaccagctgctggaggagatccgggagctggcactgctggatgtgacagaggAGATCAGGACTTGA
- the TIPIN gene encoding TIMELESS-interacting protein encodes MLDPLENNLFDLPDYENTEDETFPPLPPPASPGRDDVEWAQANGDPDGNQQSQTKDSAVATQKAVKRPRPRLDAQRLISERGLPALRHMFDNVKFKGKGHEAEDLKTLIQHMEHWAHRLFPKLQFEDFIDRVESLGNKKEVQTCLKRIRLDLPILHEDYKNNEEGEGESNGLDAAAEDAHSPPGNAEELESPPGSALTEEQQERIKRNRQLALERRQARLQGLSQSQHQERPSGYREEEFDSPVAQDPTDLTEDTRVPAAKDAPTEDGDDELECAREEQ; translated from the exons ATGTTAGATCCTTTAGAGAACAACTTATTTGATCTTCCTGATTATGAGAACACAGAAGACGAAACGTTCCCCCCTCTTCCACCTCCTGCCTCTCCAGGAAGAGACGATGTGGAATGGGCTCAGGCTAATGGAG ATCCAGATGGAAACCAGCAATCCCAAACAAAGGATTCTGCTGTGGCCACACAGAAAGCAGTTAAAAGACCAAGGCCTAGATTAGATGCCCAGAG GTTAATTTCGGAAAGAGGGCTCCCAGCTCTGAGACACATGTTTGACAATGTGAAGTTCAAGGGTAAAGGGCACGAG GCAGAGGACCTGAAGACACTGATACAACACATGGAGCACTGGGCTCACAGGCTGTTCCCAAAACTGCAGTTTGAGGATTTTATTGACAGAGTGGAGTCTTTGGGGAACAAAAAGGAAGTTCAG ACCTGCCTCAAGCGGATTAGACTTGATCTTCCTATTTTACATGAAGACTACAAAAATAATGAAG aaggagaaggagaaagcaatgggCTGGATGCAGCCGCCGAAGATGCCCATTCCCCCCCGGGCAATGCAGAAGAACTGGAGTCCCCGCCTGGTAGCGCTCTGAccgaggagcagcaggagcggATCAAGAGGAACCGGCAGCTGGCCCTGGAGCGCAGGCAGGCGCGGCTGCAGGGCCTCAGCCAGTCCCAGCACCAGG AGCGCCCCAGTGGTTACAGAGAAGAGGAGTTTGACAGCCCAGTTGCTCAGGATCCCACTGACCTTACTGAAGACACTCGGGTTCCTGCAGCCAAGGATGCTCCCACAGAAGATGGAGATGATGAATTGGAATGTGCCAGGGAAGAGCAGTAA